A stretch of Electrophorus electricus isolate fEleEle1 chromosome 3, fEleEle1.pri, whole genome shotgun sequence DNA encodes these proteins:
- the LOC113569667 gene encoding cytochrome b-c1 complex subunit 1, mitochondrial: protein MAASVCRFGGAVSRAFAKARSPVLLSLRRSQATVSYAQSILGASEAQLSTLDNGLRIASEETDHATCTVGLWISVGSRYESEKNNGAGFFLEHLAFKGTKKHSQSALEQAVESMGAHLSTYTSREHTAYYMKTLAKDLPKAVELLSEVVQSSSLSEAEIEQQRGVVLRELEEVEGSLSDVCLDLLHSTAFQGTPLSHSVLGPSENARTFTRQHLVEYINSHYKAPRMVLAAAGGVNHADLVGLAKQYFSGVSFEYQGDAVPVLHPCRFTGSEIRYRDDAMPLAHVAIAVEGAGAANPDVVPLMVANAIIGSYDLTFGGGMNLSSPLARRAAELSLCNSYEAFHTTYSDTGLMGIYFVTDKHKIEDMMHWAQNAWMNVCTTVTESDVARGKNALKASLIGQLNGTTPICDDIGRHILNYGRRIPLAEWDARIDAVTPKVLRDVCIKYIYDKCPAVSAVGPIEQLPDYNRMRSAMYWLRF, encoded by the exons ATGGCAGCGTCCGTGTGCCGATTCGGGGGAGCCGTGAGTCGAGCTTTTGCCAAAGCTCGCAGT CCTGTTCTGCTTTCTCTGAGACGGAGTCAGGCAACTGTATCGTATGCTCAAAGCATACTGGGTGCTTCAGAGGCACAGCTCTCCACCTTGGACAATGGACTGAGAATTGCCTCAGAGGAGACTGACCATGCTACATGTACT GTTGGCCTGTGGATCAGTGTAGGTAGTCGATATGAATCCGAGAAGAACAATGGTGCTGGATTCTTCTTGGAGCACTTGGCTTTCAAG GGCACAAAGAAGCACTCTCAGTCTGCTCTTGAGCAGGCAGTGGAGTCGATGGGAGCTCATCTAAGCACATACACTTCTCGTGAgcacactgcatactacatGAAGACCCTGGCTAAGGACCTGCCAAAAG CGGTCGAACTGCTGTCTGAGGTGGTGCAGAGCTCTTCTCTGAGTGAGGCTGAGATTGAGCAGCAAAGAGGTGTGGTGCTCAGAgagctggaggaggtggagggcaGTCTGTCAGACGTCTGTCTGGACCTGCTCCACTCCACTGCTTTCCAGGGCACACCACTCAGCCATAGTGTTCTGGGACCCTCTGAAAATGCTAG GACTTTTACTCGGCAGCATCTGGTGGAATACATCAACAGCCACTACAAGGCTCCTCGTATGGTTCTGGCTGCTGCTGGAG GTGTGAACCATGCAGACCTAGTTGGTTTGGCTAAGCAGTACTTCAGTGGTGTTTCGTTTGAGTATCAGGGTGATGCTGTGCCTGTGCTGCATCCCTGCCGCTTCACTGGCAGTGAG ATTCGATACCGTGATGATGCCATGCCACTGGCACATGTTGCTATTGCTGTAGAGGGAGCAGGGGCTGCCAATCCAGATGTCGTGCCCCTCATGGTTGCTAATGCCATCATCGGCAGCTATGACCTCACATTTGGAGGTGGCATG aacCTGAGCAGTCCCTTAGCACGCCGGGCTGCAGAGTTAAGCTTGTGCAACAGCTACGAGGCTTTCCATACTACCTACAGTGACACGGGACTGATGGGCATCTATTTcgtcacagacaaacacaagatCGAGGACATGATGCACTGGGCTCAAAATGCATG GATGAATGTGTGCAccacagtgacagagagtgaTGTGGCCAGAGGAAAGAATGCCCTGAAGGCCAGTTTAATAGGACAACTGAACG gtacCACACCAATCTGTGATGACATTGGCAGACACATTCTCAACTATGGCCGCCGTATCCCATTAGCTGAGTGGGATGCCAGGATTGAT gcTGTAACCCCCAAGGTGTTGCGTGATGTTTGCATCAAATACATCTATGACAAATGTCCTGCCGTGTCTGCTGTTG GTCCAATTGAACAGCTTCCAGACTACAACCGAATGCGCAGTGCCATGTACTGGCTTCGGTtctaa